The Vidua chalybeata isolate OUT-0048 chromosome 24, bVidCha1 merged haplotype, whole genome shotgun sequence genome includes a window with the following:
- the YOD1 gene encoding ubiquitin thioesterase OTU1 isoform X1 produces the protein MLRLRCKARSGSHALPGLSPHSRLRDMQAALAALTGVPAPAQRLLHGFPPRSLDLSDGERRLGELGIHSGDTLIVEEDTSKPEPDSPAVAKKAMSQPVREAVPVLARRVVPADNSCLFTSVSYVVEGGVYDPGCAPEMRSLIAQIVASDPESYCEAVLGKTNREYCDWIRREETWGGAIEVSILSKFYQCEICVVDTQTVRIDRFGEDAGYSKRVLLIYDGIHYDPLERRLPGSDLPPQTIFPSSDDVVLAQALELADEARRKRQFTDVNRFALRCMVCQKGLTGQLEAREHARETGHTNFGEV, from the exons ATGCTGCGGCTGCGCTGCAAGGCCCGGAGCGGCTCGCACGCGCTGCCGGGGCTGTCGCCGCACTCCCGCCTCCGCGACATGCAGGCCGCGCTCGCCGCGCTCACCGGAGTGCCCGCGCCCGCGCAGCGCCTCCTGCACGGCTTCCCGCCGCGCAGCCTCGACCTCAGCGACGGCGAGCGGCGGCTCGGCGAGCTCGGCATCCACTCGG GTGACACTCTCATAGTGGAAGAGGACACATCCAAACCCGAGCCCGACTCGCCGGCGGTCGCCAAAAAAGCAATGTCCCAGCCTGTCAGGGAAGCCGTGCCTGTGCTGGCCAGGAGGGTGGTGCCAGCAGACAACTCCTGCCTGTTCACCAGCGTGTCCTACGTGGTGGAGGGCGGCGTGTACGACCCCGGCTGCGCCCCGGAGATGCGCAGCCTCATCGCCCAGATCGTGGCCAGCGACCCCGAGTCCTACTGCGAGGCCGTGCTGGGCAAAACCAACAGGGAATACTGTGACTGGATCCGCAGGGAGGAGACCTGGGGAGGAGCCATCGAGGTGTCCATCCTGTCCAAGTTCTACCAGTGCGAGATCTGCGTGGTGGACACGCAGACCGTGCGCATCGACCGCTTCGGCGAGGACGCGGGCTACAGCAAGCGCGTGCTGCTGATCTACGACGGCATCCACTACGACCCGCTGGAGCGGCGCCTGCCCGGCTCGGACCTTCCCCCCCAGACCATCTTCCCCAGCAGCGACGACGTGGTGCTGGCGCAGGCGCTGGAGCTGGCGGACGAGGCGCGCAGGAAGAGGCAGTTCACGGACGTGAATCGCTTCGCCCTGCGCTGCATGGTGTGCCAGAAGGGACTGACGGGGCAGCTGGAGGCCAGGGAGCACGCCAGGGAGACGGGACACACCAACTTCGGGGAGGTGTGA
- the YOD1 gene encoding ubiquitin thioesterase OTU1 isoform X2 translates to MSQPVREAVPVLARRVVPADNSCLFTSVSYVVEGGVYDPGCAPEMRSLIAQIVASDPESYCEAVLGKTNREYCDWIRREETWGGAIEVSILSKFYQCEICVVDTQTVRIDRFGEDAGYSKRVLLIYDGIHYDPLERRLPGSDLPPQTIFPSSDDVVLAQALELADEARRKRQFTDVNRFALRCMVCQKGLTGQLEAREHARETGHTNFGEV, encoded by the coding sequence ATGTCCCAGCCTGTCAGGGAAGCCGTGCCTGTGCTGGCCAGGAGGGTGGTGCCAGCAGACAACTCCTGCCTGTTCACCAGCGTGTCCTACGTGGTGGAGGGCGGCGTGTACGACCCCGGCTGCGCCCCGGAGATGCGCAGCCTCATCGCCCAGATCGTGGCCAGCGACCCCGAGTCCTACTGCGAGGCCGTGCTGGGCAAAACCAACAGGGAATACTGTGACTGGATCCGCAGGGAGGAGACCTGGGGAGGAGCCATCGAGGTGTCCATCCTGTCCAAGTTCTACCAGTGCGAGATCTGCGTGGTGGACACGCAGACCGTGCGCATCGACCGCTTCGGCGAGGACGCGGGCTACAGCAAGCGCGTGCTGCTGATCTACGACGGCATCCACTACGACCCGCTGGAGCGGCGCCTGCCCGGCTCGGACCTTCCCCCCCAGACCATCTTCCCCAGCAGCGACGACGTGGTGCTGGCGCAGGCGCTGGAGCTGGCGGACGAGGCGCGCAGGAAGAGGCAGTTCACGGACGTGAATCGCTTCGCCCTGCGCTGCATGGTGTGCCAGAAGGGACTGACGGGGCAGCTGGAGGCCAGGGAGCACGCCAGGGAGACGGGACACACCAACTTCGGGGAGGTGTGA